The Coffea arabica cultivar ET-39 chromosome 9c, Coffea Arabica ET-39 HiFi, whole genome shotgun sequence nucleotide sequence CATTGGGCCATCTTGCTGTGAAGAGGCATGGTAAAAAATGATCTAGGAATAGTTTTATGGCATTCTATGGTAATAGTAATTGATGATGCTGAAAATTTTGGCATCAACCACAATGATTTCATTGGACAAGATTGTTTTTATTGTGACGAATTTTTATTAAATTAGCTTATCTTTCCAAGGGCTACCTAAAAATCATTTtgtccgaaatttttttaaCCAAAATAGATGAAAAAAGAGAGTCATTTTCATTAGTGACAAAATTAACAATCTCGAAGTGAAAACCCaattttccccaaaaaaaaaaaaaaaaaggaaaaaggagcaAGGAGGAAGGGAGAATATAATTGTTGAAAATCAATTTTGTCCGAACAAACAAAGAGTCAAAGACCCTCGACCCTCATTATCTTTTTAAAGTAAAAACCTATTCAATCGATCAAACTTCAAGGCCCACTTATTTTCTTGACAAGCTCTTCAGAACTTTGCCTAGCAATCTGAGCAAGCAGATAAAATTCCTCATTCCCTTTCTTTAAATTTGCAGGAATACGCTTTGCTGCAAGGAAGACTGTCTTACAAGCTTGAACTTCTTGCTCAGCATCAAGTGTCTCAATAGGAATGTTGTCGAATTTATGAGAATTGAAACACCTCTTGGCAATTGTAAGATCACGAATGGCATCGTTATAGTTCTTGGAGCAATGCCAATATAAATTGTTCAAAagtttatctttttctttcttggaaACTGCATTGATCTTAGTATGGATATCTTTAGCCTCCTGTAATGCCACATCAATTGAGGCTTTAGTTATGGCCTTTAAAGTTTTGGAAGTTTTGACATGTTCGAGGTTCAAACATTCATGAGGGTTTGATGTTTTGGAGCAAATTGTATGCTGGATGTCAAGTCCCTTAGGCTTATTGGCTATTGAAGAGGGAACAACAGAGACCAAGAACAGGAAGAAGAAAATCAGCATTGAGGAAGAGTTGAACAAAGAGGCCATTTTTTGAGGGGCTTAGCTTCTCTCTTTTGTCACTGAGATGAGATTTATTTTCTGGGGTTGTTAAGCACATGCTTAATTAGGACTATTTATACAAGGTTTGAAAGGTTGGAGGAAATGTTTTAATGACATTGAAAATGTCATGCATCGCTGCTTTTCACGTTACAAATTGGAAATTGGCAGACAAAGGACTGGAGGTTTCATTTATTCTTCAGTTAAGGAAACAAAGATTAGTCTCATTTATGATAAGATAACAAAATTAACGTTTCAAATTAAAGGACGAATTTATAATACTAGCTTTTACTTTTGGTGAGAATTAAAGATATTTAAGCATAGATGGTATGCAGTTCAGTTGACACATTTGAACAGTGCACATAATTGCAAAACTCCTTTCTTACAATTAAACTTATCGAAAGTAAATAGTGTTCCACCCGTGGCAAAAAGGTGTATCTAATTCTCGATTATTTCAACTCATCAGGAGGTTTTCCCAATAGAAACTTTATGTAAATAATCAGTGTACCAATATATTCAACAAGGAACTCCATATTTATCCAACATACCAAGTACAATCTAATGAAAgaatttctacaaaaaaaaatta carries:
- the LOC140014210 gene encoding pectinesterase inhibitor-like; this encodes MASLFNSSSMLIFFFLFLVSVVPSSIANKPKGLDIQHTICSKTSNPHECLNLEHVKTSKTLKAITKASIDVALQEAKDIHTKINAVSKKEKDKLLNNLYWHCSKNYNDAIRDLTIAKRCFNSHKFDNIPIETLDAEQEVQACKTVFLAAKRIPANLKKGNEEFYLLAQIARQSSEELVKKISGP